Within the Vigna angularis cultivar LongXiaoDou No.4 chromosome 10, ASM1680809v1, whole genome shotgun sequence genome, the region TTAAATGAGGAAATAAGGGAATGTAATTGTGTCGTATTTTTACAGCATAAATAACATGTTTGAAAAAGCTTATGACAGCATAATAAgttctttataaaaatataaaataaattcttaaaaaatcgTAATATTTGGAACATTAGTTGacatttaataacttttttttctctgaaaaataaattattttcatgatCTGAAAATTTGTAGCTTATGATTATTTTCTAACAGCCTTTTCCCTTTTAGCTTGAAACACACTCTTATGTAAAactgaagtttttttttcttttacatttaaacaaaattaattattttagaactACCCTTTTAGCAAACTTACCCTACGTAAactgattttttattataattgattaatgaaattattaaattttcacaGTTGTCCAATCACATCCGATAATTTAACTTTTCTCTCAGCTTGGGAAAGTTAGATTCCCACTTATCACATTATAATTACTTTGTTagaaatatgtaaaaaaattattggtaAACAATGTTTcttagtaattatatatatattttttatataagaaacaaacATTTTCAACGTCTGATTCCTGGGAAACTAAATATTGTCCTTGTACCAAATGTCACCTTAGTGTCCTCTTCAGCTTCCCCTGACTAAAGAGGACATATGCtcttgattatatttttataattctttaaGTGCTCCTCATTTGCTACACctgattttatcttttaaattttttttgattGCTTGGGGACGTTGAAATATATATACTAATAGTAGGATTCTGTTCCccttatataaaaatgatatcCTAATGGATTTTTCACTTATTTGCTGTTTGACTGAAGTATGTCAAGCGGATTTTTAAGAACTTTACggctatgaaaaaaaattaaattttcacatGCATGACATTTGTAAGAaatgtaacatttttttataagcaGAAGAGATATATAATTGTATTCAGTATTATGAAAGAAAGTTAAAGTATTCCCTACTCCCTCTGCCCCTGCTAACCTTAATCTTTCTTGAGTAAAGAAacacattaaacaaaataatccaGCTTTAATGAAACTGTTTGCTTATTGCATGGTTGTCCGAGCTCTGGGGCATGTATGCATTAAACACTTTGAGGAGAAATTTTGTTGTTCATAGTAGGTTTATCTTTAGTAGTATTGCTTCTTGTGGTCTCATCCCTAAAATATTCTTTGATACTACAATAAATTCTCTTAGACAGAAAAATTACCAGTTTATGGAGTGTTCTGTTCTGTGAAATTTTATCACGTAATTCATTGATCCAATTGTAGCTTTTGTGTATAATATAGGACATGTGATTGGTTCTGGATAACAAAATTGTAATTGATTTTTGTTAATTGTGTAGCTGACAGGAAGTGATAACCAAAATACGACCAGCCAGAATACTTCTCTACTTGTTTTAGCAAGACAATTTGTTACTGCTATGCTTGTAATGGACGCATGGCAATACTTCATGCACAGATACATGCATCACAACAAGTTCCTATACAAACATATCCACTCTCTGCATCACAGACTCATTGTACCCTATTCATATGGAGCTCTATACAATCACCCTGTGGAGGGGCTTCTGAATGACACTGTTGGTGGTGCTTTATCGTTCTTAGTCTCCGGGATGAGTCCTCGAGcctccattttcttcttctcgtTTGCCACCATTAAAACTGTTGATGATCACTGTGGGTTATTGCTCCCCGGAAACCTTTTccatatatttttcaaaaacaactCGGCCTATCATGATGTACACCATCAACTCTATGGCAACAAGTACAACTTCTCACAGCCATTCTTCATCATGTGGGACAGAATCTTGGGTACCTACATGCCATACACATTGGAGGAGAGGGAAGGTGGTGGTTTTGAAACTAAACCTTGCAAAGATTACAAGGATGATTAACTTTTTAGCTTGATGAGCATCCTTTATCTGTACTAGTATCCTTTTCTCCGGTATGAGCAGCACTGCCACAGTAATCATGTGATGCCTGTATATACATATGATGTGTCCtgttctatatttttatttttgtttcccCTATGTCCATACTAGATAGACATAATAAAGGAAATTGAGGTACTACCTATTACCATTTGATTTTCACCCTTGTATTGCTTGCTGCTACACTCATAGTTATACCTTGTATCCCTCATGTCTTACAATGTTTAACTTGCCTACGAATGCCATCTTTGATGTCCTAATACTTAATCTGTCTTGCTGAATTTTCTGTCTGGTTCTATTTTTTTAGCACGGTTATTTAATGAATATTGCATCTGTAAAATGGACCTCTGTCTAATCATGTACAGGGTGGACTCCTTCATTTTGATGATTGAATGAGATAGGTGAATGTATCTGCTAACCATTTGTATTCTAGCGAACTCTTAATTGTTTTTGGGGGGAAAATGCCAAATTTGCTTAAGCTTCTTCTTTGTCAAATTATTGAGCTGTCTCACCCTATAGGCACAACattcaacaatattttttatgtcttttgtTTCCTTTCTACTTTTTTCTCGCAAGAGACACTCTTTTGAAAAACAAGATTTAGAATGTATTCATGGAATAATCCaggtttaaaattatttaaaatttatacaagaGCCGTTATAAAACAAATGTTGGTTAGTAACATAAGGAAGGGTTTTGGTATTATAACACCAAGGAGTGGTGCAAACAGTCTTTCCTTAAACAGAAGAATCGTTCTCTTCAAAGGAAAGTTGATAATTTTCATCCTTTTTTTATCCATGGTCTTTTGTTCCCTTTGTCATAACCACTActcaattttttcttgttttcgtTATACTTGTGTTGAAGGAATCCcatgtttaaaaacaaaatattaatggACACTGAAAAGGTGCATCAATAGGTGTAAACAAAGTGTGTAATAGatgtaaacaaaattaatgtgtaTGCGTATATCATTGCCCTTAAGAAAAGCGAATCCAATTTGATTTTAGAATAAttaccatttatttattttaaattaaatttaatatttcatgttttgaaaaaataaagtaaatattttactAGAATAATATgttgatatttaaatttcatgttCTAAAATTTTAACCTTAATTTAAAGAGATAAGGGAAGAAAAGGGAATGAAAGGACAATCAATCACTCTCTTActctttttctattattatagttattaggTTTAATTAGGATTCTTActctttttctattattattgttattaggtttaattaggattttgattcttatatttagatttataactcatttgtttttttttataattttttttatttaattgagtttttctatttttttaaatgcaatcgatatatttccttttattaaattagtatttGCATTGTTTAGAAGGTAACAACGTATAAgttcaaatttctttctctgAGGATCTCTTGTTCTTTGGTGATACAACCCTACCATTCACCTTTTCTGGAAAGCATCACAATAactctatttaaaaatatataagtactCAATTGTGTAAAAAAAGTATAGATAAACAATTAATTATACGTGTAAATATATGAATCAAATTACAAACTAAGCTTAATTATTATGACGATAATCATTGTCTTCAGATATAGTTACGGCCATCACCTCAtcattattttcacttttaccATCATTATTGTTTACACTACTCTCATATATGTCGTTACTGCAtagtcatttttattataacaagagaaaaataaacaacacaTAACGAAGAGCCTAATAAATCAAAAGTTCAAGCAAATGTGTTATGTTATATGATGAATGGTGGTATAAGTAAGAGTCGTTAGTGAAGTACTTACGATTAAAAATGTTTCTATTTGAGGGAATATATTGATGTCTACAGATTCATACTTGATGGAGagattattgaaaatttaagtgTGTAACTAAGCTTcatattaagttaaaataagaaCGTTAAGAAATATGTAAGAAAAAATACtcttaaattcattattttaatgttttgggttagaaataatattaattatgagtcttattaaaattatatctttcTATACATATCATAAATCTCTTTATCATATCATTTCGAACTaagtttttactttattattcgAAGAAGAAATTGAATGATGAATAGATtaataagtaatattttatttcgttAATTAGGTTAAAAACCGTAGGAGAATTTCAATATTAGATATGTAGctgttttttttaaaggatgtATAACtcttaaataattacaaaaagagCTTTTTATCCTGAACAATAGTTCTATCTGATTTTACATTCGATGATATAAAAATGCATAagatttcataaaaaaaaatatttcaaataataaattcttTATAAACTTGGTCTCTCTCtctaaagttaataaaatagtGGTAAAGGAAGATGAACATTAATAGTTCTTTTATTCGATAGAAAAAGAGTATCACAAACTACAAAAGAAGATAGAACCACCTTTAAGAAAATAGCAGAGATAAAGAGTAAAAGATCCTAAACAtgattcaatattttaaatgttcATATTCATGCAAACACGTTGACAAATATATATGTGAGAATAAAAAAGATTGTAACATGTAAAATAACTCTCTCCAATGATTGTATAAATTGAAGTCTCTCTGTCATACCCATAAAAAtattaccttaatagtaacaattttattactagtagtaataaatttctttgtaaatggaaaatataataagtttataaaatgtataaagttaaataagaaattttggtagcttaattggtagaaaattttggtgatgggttcaaactcttttctacctttttgttaaaaaaaaaaaaacaaaaaagtaaaataaaatttaaaatattgataatggaGAAAGCATTCAGATTTGaaggtgtaacatcccaataatacagtaataaccatataatagaattaattacatttcacaataaacagtgcagtcttacactaataACAGCACTCACAAGCCGAACGGCTTGACTACAGAGCTAATTACAATCTAACAGAAATAAGAAG harbors:
- the LOC108334608 gene encoding sphinganine C4-monooxygenase 1, with amino-acid sequence MDLGVSDEMLGTFVPIVVYWIYSGIYVVLGSFAESYRLHSKQEEDEKNLVSKGAVVKGVLLQQLVQAVVATLLFALTGSDNQNTTSQNTSLLVLARQFVTAMLVMDAWQYFMHRYMHHNKFLYKHIHSLHHRLIVPYSYGALYNHPVEGLLNDTVGGALSFLVSGMSPRASIFFFSFATIKTVDDHCGLLLPGNLFHIFFKNNSAYHDVHHQLYGNKYNFSQPFFIMWDRILGTYMPYTLEEREGGGFETKPCKDYKDD